A part of bacterium genomic DNA contains:
- a CDS encoding type IV pilus twitching motility protein PilT gives MSNFTIDDLLKYAVNQKASDIHLLAKLPPHIRIDGILYPVPFPALSNEECKKLIYSILSQEQIKIFENTKELDLSYGIDGVGRFRINLHYQRGTIGISIRPIKDKIPTFEELGLPSDVIKKMLSNPYGLILICGPTGSGKSTTLASMVEYLNERESLHIITIEDPIEYLFKYKKSIVEQREIGQDTYSFAEALKRVLRQDPDVVLIGEMRDKETIEAALRIAETGHLVLSTLHTGEVVQAMGRIVNVFSGDQQPTIRTQLSLVIIGVIVQQLIPRKDGNGRILATEIMIATPAIKSLIREGNFAQIYSQIQLGGELGMKTMNASLISLYKKGLISKEEMYGRSNNIKELKLLLGEK, from the coding sequence ATGAGTAATTTTACAATTGACGATTTATTAAAATATGCAGTTAACCAGAAAGCATCTGATATTCACTTACTTGCAAAATTGCCCCCACATATAAGAATAGATGGAATTTTGTATCCAGTACCCTTTCCTGCTTTATCAAATGAAGAATGTAAAAAACTAATTTATTCAATTTTGAGTCAGGAACAAATAAAAATATTTGAAAATACAAAAGAACTTGATCTTTCTTATGGAATTGACGGTGTTGGAAGGTTCAGAATCAATTTACATTATCAAAGAGGGACAATAGGAATTTCAATAAGACCTATTAAAGATAAAATTCCTACTTTTGAAGAACTTGGACTTCCTTCTGATGTTATAAAAAAAATGCTTTCAAATCCTTATGGTTTAATTTTAATATGTGGTCCAACAGGAAGTGGAAAATCAACAACACTTGCTTCCATGGTTGAATACTTAAATGAAAGAGAATCACTACATATTATAACAATTGAAGACCCTATTGAATACCTTTTTAAATATAAAAAATCAATTGTTGAACAGAGAGAGATAGGACAGGATACATATTCTTTTGCAGAAGCATTAAAAAGGGTTTTAAGACAGGACCCAGATGTTGTTTTAATTGGAGAGATGCGAGATAAAGAAACAATAGAGGCGGCTTTAAGAATAGCAGAAACAGGACATCTTGTATTATCAACTTTACATACAGGAGAAGTTGTTCAGGCAATGGGAAGGATTGTAAATGTTTTTTCTGGGGACCAGCAACCAACAATAAGGACTCAACTTTCTCTTGTAATTATAGGAGTAATAGTTCAACAATTAATACCAAGAAAGGATGGAAATGGTAGAATTCTTGCAACTGAAATCATGATAGCAACACCTGCAATAAAAAGTTTGATAAGAGAGGGAAATTTTGCCCAGATTTATTCACAGATACAACTTGGAGGAGAACTTGGAATGAAAACGATGAATGCTTCTTTGATTTCCCTGTATAAAAAGGGATTGATTTCAAAAGAAGAAATGTATGGAAGGAGTAATAATATAAAAGAATTAAAATTACTTTTGGGAGAAAAATAA